One window of Magallana gigas chromosome 2, xbMagGiga1.1, whole genome shotgun sequence genomic DNA carries:
- the LOC105339000 gene encoding copper-transporting ATPase 1 isoform X2 — MEKITELHVDGMTCKSSVQKIQDHMAQEPGVISIQMYLEEKEAKIAYSPTETSPPILAEKISDLGFPSKIKLVHPVRGDNCQDAIINVEGMTCQSCVKSIESKISEVSGVLGITVSLEKKQAYVQFNPGKVSAENIAAAIDDMGFEASVHSITRDKGLTTKIGVEGMTCQSCVKSIESTMGSKPGVREIRVSLDDKEAYIVYDPTLTNPGTLKDQIDDMGFEATLMRESSLDSEFDRLASRQSSTRSVQNELVCQISVIGMTCHSCVKNIETNISPKPGIKTISVSLETETATVTYNPLVISPSAIAGMIDDMGFEATVQGSDTEPAVETVVIGVQGMTCHSCVKSIEDHISKNPAVKLIKVSLADQNATIEYYPDRATPSSLRDAIDDMGFTASLSTDNPEVQVVQPKKNGPAKPTSSSSSSHQGSIQMEMDRGSVSFRKGGAAIDDDLEKCFLRVSGMTCASCVATIEKNLMKVHGIHSCLVALMAQKAEVKYDPAYLLPSQIAAKISSLGFEATVLENEGFGNGVVELLITGMTCSSCVHMIESSIMKKPGVLSASVALSTCKGKFTYNPEVIGPRAIIDAIKSLGYEAELYTDDDKDAARYDHRDEIKRWRTSFLWSLIFGVPSLVIMMYFMFASPPDDHTPVANTTGSNSTTTIKPQMSSDGHYQIMIVPGLSLDNLLMFILATPVQFIGGRYFYIQAFKALRHGASNMDVLVVLATTISYVYSCVVVIVAMVMKEATSPVTFFETTPMLMVFISLGRWLEHVAKGKTSEALAKLMSLQASEAVLVEIDKEFNILNEQTISVDLVQRGDVLKVVPGEKIPVDAKIIEGITTCDESLITGESMPVSKKPGASVIGGSINQHGMILIEATHVGADTTLSQIVKLVEEAQTSKAPIQQLADKIAGYFVPGVVVLSTLTVIAWTIVGYSDITKVKPDFVDDGTLSRDEIIFQKAFQYAITVLSIACPCALGLATPTAVMVGTGIGASNGILIKGGEPLECSHKLKCIVFDKTGTVTHGVPRVARVAMFVEDSVCSFVKLIAIAGTAETSSEHPLASAIVKYAKQTLKTEILGKTQGYQAVPGCGLQCTVTQIDGVLVDIDLEGVNNRKNLMGSTKVMTDNVLFDGEEITATIEESSLVGAVASKPYKVLIGNREWMTRNGLVVTDKMDETMTEHEHLGQTAILCAIDDNIVAMLAVADTVKSEAHLAISVLKDMGLQVVLLTGDNQKTARAIARQIGIHKVFAEVLPSHKVKKIKQLQKQGMKVAMVGDGVNDSPALAQADVGIAIGTGTDVAVEAADVVLIKNDLLDVAAAIQLSKKTVRRIRINFFAASIYNLVGIPIAAGIFVPWGLSLKPWMASAAMAMSSVSVVLSSLLLKTFKKPSKEKMLTPKYYAKFAADQELDNISVHRGVESLPSSREPSKQGSIISRLSGKKKTPSPDHTSLLEMNNMSDSDSSDI, encoded by the exons ATGGAGAAAATAACAGAGCTCCATGTAGATGGCATGACTTGTAAGTCTTCTGTCCAAAAAATTCAAGATCACATGGCCCAGGAGCCAGGGGTGATAAGTATTCAG ATGTATTTGGAGGAGAAAGAAGCAAAGATTGCATACAGTCCAACGGAAACCTCCCCTCCCATACTCGCTGAGAAAATCTCTGATCTGGGTTTCCCATCAAAGATTAAGTTGGTACACCCGGTCAGGGGAGACAACTGCCAGGATGCCATCATCAACGTCGAGGGCATGACCTGTCAGTCATGTGTCAAATCCATAGAGTCCAAGATCTCCGAGGTCAGCGGCGTCCTGGGAATAACTGTGTCATTGGAGAAGAAGCAGGCCTATGTCCAGTTCAACCCTGGAAAAGTTTCCGCAGAAAACATTGCTGCAGCTATTGACGATATGGGATTTGAGGCATCGGTTCACTCAATTACGCGGGACAAGGGTCTGACCACTAAGATTGGGGTGGAGGGCATGACATGTCAATCTTGTGTCAAGTCTATTGAGTCAACCATGGGAAGCAAACCAGGAGTGAGAGAAATAAGGGTGTCACTCGATGATAAAGAGGCGTACATAGTGTATGACCCCACCCTGACAAACCCTGGCACCCTCAAGGATCAGATTGATGATATGGGGTTTGAAGCCACACTGATGAGAGAGTCTTCCCTCGACAGTGAATTTGACCGCTTGGCCTCACGACAGTCCTCCACAAGATCAGTCCAGAATGAGTTAGTCTGCCAGATATCAGTCATTGGAATGACCTGCCATTCATGTGTGAAGAACATTGAAACCAATATTTCACCCAAACCAGGGATTAAGACCATATCTGTATCACTGGAGACAGAAACAGCCACAGTGACTTACAACCCCCTCGTCATCTCTCCATCAGCCATTGCTGGGATGATCGATGACATGGGGTTTGAGGCCACTGTACAGGGCTCTGACACAGAGCCAGCAGTGGAAACTGTGGTGATAGGGGTACAAGGCATGACCTGCCACTCATGTGTTAAAAGCATTGAGGACCATATCTCCAAGAATCCAGCTGTCAAGTTGATCAAAGTCTCCCTAGCAGACCAGAATGCAACCATTGAGTATTATCCAGACAGAGCCACACCTTCCTCTCTGAGGGATGCTATTGATGACATGGGCTTTACTGCATCCTTATCTACAG ATAATCCAGAAGTACAAGTCGTACAGCCTAAGAAGAATGGTCCAGCCAAGCCGACCTCTTCATCTTCCTCCTCTCACCAGGGAAGCATACAGATGGAGATGGACAGAGGGTCGGTGTCCTTCAGAAAGGGCGGGGCCGCAATTGATGATGACCTGGAGAAGTGCTTCCTGAGAGTCTCTGGAATGACTTGTGCTTCCTGTGTGGCCACCATTGAGAAGAATCTGATGAAAGTCCATG GTATACACAGTTGTTTGGTTGCATTGATGGCACAGAAAGCAGAGGTTAAATATGACCCTGCCTACCTGCTTCCCTCCCAGATAGCAGCCAAAATCTCCAGTCTGGGGTTTGAGGCCACTGTTTTGGAGAATGAAGGCTTTGGCAACGGAGTTGTAGAGCTTCTG ATCACAGGAATGACTTGTTCATCATGTGTGCACATGATTGAGTCCTCCATCATGAAAAAGCCTGGGGTACTTTCAGCCTCTGTGGCTCTGTCCACTTGTAAAGGGAAGTTCACCTATAACCCCGAGGTCATAGGTCCGAGGGCAATCATTGATGCCATCAAG TCGTTGGGTTATGAAGCAGAGTTGTACACTGATGATGATAAAGATGCTGCACGTTATGATCACAGAGATGAAATCAAAAG ATGGAGGACTTCATTTTTGTGGTCACTGATCTTTGGGGTTCCCTCTTTGGTGATAATGATGTACTTCATGTTTGCCTCTCCCCCTGACGACCACACCCCTGTGGCCAACACTACAGGAAGTAATTCCACAACCACCATCAAACCTCAGATGTCTTCTGATGGCCACTACCAGATCATGATAGTACCCGGTTTATCACTGGATAACCTGCTTATGTTCATTCTGGCCACCCCTGTACAG TTCATTGGAGGACGATACTTCTACATCCAAGCCTTCAAAGCTCTCCGACATGGGGCCTCAAACATGGACGTTCTGGTGGTTCTAGCCACCACCATTTCCTATGTGTACTCCTGTGTGGTGGTCATCGTGGCCATGGTCATGAAGGAAGCCACCAGCCCTGTCACGTTCTTTGAGACCACGCCTATGTTGATGGTGTTCATATCTCTTGGTAGATGGCTGGAACATGTAGCCAAG GGTAAAACATCAGAGGCTCTGGCCAAGCTCATGTCTCTGCAGGCTTCAGAGGCTGTGTTAGTGGAAATTGACAAAGAATTCAACATCCTGAATGAACAAACAATTAGTGTGGACTTAGTGCAAAGGGGTGATGTGCTGAAG GTTGTCCCTGGTGAGAAGATTCCAGTGGATGCCAAGATCATTGAGGGAATCACAACTTGTGACGAGTCCCTTATAACAGGAGAGTCCATGCCTGTATCAAAGAAACCAG GTGCCTCTGTGATTGGTGGCTCCATTAATCAGCATGGTATGATTCTGATAGAGGCCACCCATGTGGGCGCAGACACCACTCTGTCACAGATTGTTAAACTGGTGGAGGAGGCTCAGACCTCAAAG GCTCCCATACAGCAGCTTGCCGACAAGATAGCTGGCTATTTCGTACCTGGTGTGGTTGTTTTGTCCACTCTAACTGTTATTGCCTGGACCATTGTTGGCTATAGTGATATCACAAAAGTCAAACCAGACTTTGTG GATGATGGAACTCTTTCCAGGGATGAGATCATATTTCAGAAAGCGTTTCAGTATGCTATCACAGTATTGAGCATTGCTTGCCCCTGTGCCTTAGGTTTAGCCACACCCACAGCTGTGATGGTGGGAACAGGGATAGGGGCCTCCAACGGGATATTGATCAAAGGCGGAGAGCCCCTGGAATGCTCCCATAAA CTGAAGTGTATAGTGTTTGACAAGACTGGGACAGTAACCCATGGAGTCCCCCGTGTTGCTAGGGTGGCCATGTTTGTAGAAGACTCAGTCTGCTCTTTTGTGAAGCTGATCGCCATAGCTGGGACAGCCGAGACAAGCAGTGAGCACCCTCTAGCCTCAGCCATCGTGAAGTATGCCAAACAG ACTTTGAAGACAGAGATCCTGGGTAAGACTCAGGGATACCAGGCGGTGCCAGGGTGTGGTCTGCAGTGCACTGTGACCCAGATTGATGGTGTGCTGGTGGACATTGACCTTGAGGGGGTCAACAACAGGAAGAACCTGATGGGGAGCACCAAGGTGATGACAGATAATGTACTCTTTGATGGGGAGGAAATCACTGCAACTATTGAAG agAGTAGTTTAGTCGGTGCTGTTGCTTCTAAACCATACAAGGTTCTGATTGGAAACAGAGAGTGGATGACAAGAAATGGATTGGTTGTAACAGACAAAATGGACGAAACGATGACCGAGCATGAGCACCTGGGACAAACAGCGATTCTGTGTGCCATTGATG ATAATATCGTGGCTATGTTGGCGGTGGCGGACACTGTGAAGTCGGAGGCCCACCTGGCTATTAGTGTGTTGAAGGACATGGGTCTACAGGTGGTGCTACTTACTGGCGACAACCAGAAAACCGCCAGGGCCATCGCCAGACAG ATTGGTATACATAAGGTGTTTGCAGAAGTGTTGCCCTCTCacaaagtgaagaaaataaaacagcttCAGAAGCAGGGTATGAAGGTTGCAATGGTAGGGGACGGTGTCAATGATTCTCCAGCCCTGGCCCAGGCTGATGTCGGCATTGCCATAGGAACAGGGACCGACGTTGCTGTAGAGGCTGCAGATGTTGTCCTGATCAAG AATGACCTGCTAGATGTGGCTGCAGCTATTCAGCTCTCTAAGAAGACTGTACGCAGAATCCGCATCAACTTCTTTGCTGCCTCCATCTACAATTTGGTCGGAATCCCTATTGCTGCTG GCATCTTTGTACCATGGGGTCTCTCCCTCAAGCCCTGGATGGCATCAGCAGCTATGGCCATGTCCTCTGTGTCCGTGGTCCTCTCTTCCTTGCTACTGAAGAC ATTCAAGAAGCCCAGCAAAGAGAAAATGCTGACTCCGAAATACTATGCAAAATTCGCCGCTGATCAGGAGCTCGACAATATTTCTGTCCACCGGGGAGTGGAGAGTCTTCCATCAAGTAGGGAGCCCAGCAAACAAGGTAGCATCATTTCACGCCTCAGCGGAAAGAAGAAGACGCCCTCGCCTGACCACACAAGTCTGCTGGAGATGAATAACATGTCTGACTCCGACTCCAGTGACATCTAA
- the LOC105339000 gene encoding copper-transporting ATPase 1 isoform X1, producing the protein MSGEKEMEKITELHVDGMTCKSSVQKIQDHMAQEPGVISIQMYLEEKEAKIAYSPTETSPPILAEKISDLGFPSKIKLVHPVRGDNCQDAIINVEGMTCQSCVKSIESKISEVSGVLGITVSLEKKQAYVQFNPGKVSAENIAAAIDDMGFEASVHSITRDKGLTTKIGVEGMTCQSCVKSIESTMGSKPGVREIRVSLDDKEAYIVYDPTLTNPGTLKDQIDDMGFEATLMRESSLDSEFDRLASRQSSTRSVQNELVCQISVIGMTCHSCVKNIETNISPKPGIKTISVSLETETATVTYNPLVISPSAIAGMIDDMGFEATVQGSDTEPAVETVVIGVQGMTCHSCVKSIEDHISKNPAVKLIKVSLADQNATIEYYPDRATPSSLRDAIDDMGFTASLSTDNPEVQVVQPKKNGPAKPTSSSSSSHQGSIQMEMDRGSVSFRKGGAAIDDDLEKCFLRVSGMTCASCVATIEKNLMKVHGIHSCLVALMAQKAEVKYDPAYLLPSQIAAKISSLGFEATVLENEGFGNGVVELLITGMTCSSCVHMIESSIMKKPGVLSASVALSTCKGKFTYNPEVIGPRAIIDAIKSLGYEAELYTDDDKDAARYDHRDEIKRWRTSFLWSLIFGVPSLVIMMYFMFASPPDDHTPVANTTGSNSTTTIKPQMSSDGHYQIMIVPGLSLDNLLMFILATPVQFIGGRYFYIQAFKALRHGASNMDVLVVLATTISYVYSCVVVIVAMVMKEATSPVTFFETTPMLMVFISLGRWLEHVAKGKTSEALAKLMSLQASEAVLVEIDKEFNILNEQTISVDLVQRGDVLKVVPGEKIPVDAKIIEGITTCDESLITGESMPVSKKPGASVIGGSINQHGMILIEATHVGADTTLSQIVKLVEEAQTSKAPIQQLADKIAGYFVPGVVVLSTLTVIAWTIVGYSDITKVKPDFVDDGTLSRDEIIFQKAFQYAITVLSIACPCALGLATPTAVMVGTGIGASNGILIKGGEPLECSHKLKCIVFDKTGTVTHGVPRVARVAMFVEDSVCSFVKLIAIAGTAETSSEHPLASAIVKYAKQTLKTEILGKTQGYQAVPGCGLQCTVTQIDGVLVDIDLEGVNNRKNLMGSTKVMTDNVLFDGEEITATIEESSLVGAVASKPYKVLIGNREWMTRNGLVVTDKMDETMTEHEHLGQTAILCAIDDNIVAMLAVADTVKSEAHLAISVLKDMGLQVVLLTGDNQKTARAIARQIGIHKVFAEVLPSHKVKKIKQLQKQGMKVAMVGDGVNDSPALAQADVGIAIGTGTDVAVEAADVVLIKNDLLDVAAAIQLSKKTVRRIRINFFAASIYNLVGIPIAAGIFVPWGLSLKPWMASAAMAMSSVSVVLSSLLLKTFKKPSKEKMLTPKYYAKFAADQELDNISVHRGVESLPSSREPSKQGSIISRLSGKKKTPSPDHTSLLEMNNMSDSDSSDI; encoded by the exons ATGTCGG GAGAAAAAGAAATGGAGAAAATAACAGAGCTCCATGTAGATGGCATGACTTGTAAGTCTTCTGTCCAAAAAATTCAAGATCACATGGCCCAGGAGCCAGGGGTGATAAGTATTCAG ATGTATTTGGAGGAGAAAGAAGCAAAGATTGCATACAGTCCAACGGAAACCTCCCCTCCCATACTCGCTGAGAAAATCTCTGATCTGGGTTTCCCATCAAAGATTAAGTTGGTACACCCGGTCAGGGGAGACAACTGCCAGGATGCCATCATCAACGTCGAGGGCATGACCTGTCAGTCATGTGTCAAATCCATAGAGTCCAAGATCTCCGAGGTCAGCGGCGTCCTGGGAATAACTGTGTCATTGGAGAAGAAGCAGGCCTATGTCCAGTTCAACCCTGGAAAAGTTTCCGCAGAAAACATTGCTGCAGCTATTGACGATATGGGATTTGAGGCATCGGTTCACTCAATTACGCGGGACAAGGGTCTGACCACTAAGATTGGGGTGGAGGGCATGACATGTCAATCTTGTGTCAAGTCTATTGAGTCAACCATGGGAAGCAAACCAGGAGTGAGAGAAATAAGGGTGTCACTCGATGATAAAGAGGCGTACATAGTGTATGACCCCACCCTGACAAACCCTGGCACCCTCAAGGATCAGATTGATGATATGGGGTTTGAAGCCACACTGATGAGAGAGTCTTCCCTCGACAGTGAATTTGACCGCTTGGCCTCACGACAGTCCTCCACAAGATCAGTCCAGAATGAGTTAGTCTGCCAGATATCAGTCATTGGAATGACCTGCCATTCATGTGTGAAGAACATTGAAACCAATATTTCACCCAAACCAGGGATTAAGACCATATCTGTATCACTGGAGACAGAAACAGCCACAGTGACTTACAACCCCCTCGTCATCTCTCCATCAGCCATTGCTGGGATGATCGATGACATGGGGTTTGAGGCCACTGTACAGGGCTCTGACACAGAGCCAGCAGTGGAAACTGTGGTGATAGGGGTACAAGGCATGACCTGCCACTCATGTGTTAAAAGCATTGAGGACCATATCTCCAAGAATCCAGCTGTCAAGTTGATCAAAGTCTCCCTAGCAGACCAGAATGCAACCATTGAGTATTATCCAGACAGAGCCACACCTTCCTCTCTGAGGGATGCTATTGATGACATGGGCTTTACTGCATCCTTATCTACAG ATAATCCAGAAGTACAAGTCGTACAGCCTAAGAAGAATGGTCCAGCCAAGCCGACCTCTTCATCTTCCTCCTCTCACCAGGGAAGCATACAGATGGAGATGGACAGAGGGTCGGTGTCCTTCAGAAAGGGCGGGGCCGCAATTGATGATGACCTGGAGAAGTGCTTCCTGAGAGTCTCTGGAATGACTTGTGCTTCCTGTGTGGCCACCATTGAGAAGAATCTGATGAAAGTCCATG GTATACACAGTTGTTTGGTTGCATTGATGGCACAGAAAGCAGAGGTTAAATATGACCCTGCCTACCTGCTTCCCTCCCAGATAGCAGCCAAAATCTCCAGTCTGGGGTTTGAGGCCACTGTTTTGGAGAATGAAGGCTTTGGCAACGGAGTTGTAGAGCTTCTG ATCACAGGAATGACTTGTTCATCATGTGTGCACATGATTGAGTCCTCCATCATGAAAAAGCCTGGGGTACTTTCAGCCTCTGTGGCTCTGTCCACTTGTAAAGGGAAGTTCACCTATAACCCCGAGGTCATAGGTCCGAGGGCAATCATTGATGCCATCAAG TCGTTGGGTTATGAAGCAGAGTTGTACACTGATGATGATAAAGATGCTGCACGTTATGATCACAGAGATGAAATCAAAAG ATGGAGGACTTCATTTTTGTGGTCACTGATCTTTGGGGTTCCCTCTTTGGTGATAATGATGTACTTCATGTTTGCCTCTCCCCCTGACGACCACACCCCTGTGGCCAACACTACAGGAAGTAATTCCACAACCACCATCAAACCTCAGATGTCTTCTGATGGCCACTACCAGATCATGATAGTACCCGGTTTATCACTGGATAACCTGCTTATGTTCATTCTGGCCACCCCTGTACAG TTCATTGGAGGACGATACTTCTACATCCAAGCCTTCAAAGCTCTCCGACATGGGGCCTCAAACATGGACGTTCTGGTGGTTCTAGCCACCACCATTTCCTATGTGTACTCCTGTGTGGTGGTCATCGTGGCCATGGTCATGAAGGAAGCCACCAGCCCTGTCACGTTCTTTGAGACCACGCCTATGTTGATGGTGTTCATATCTCTTGGTAGATGGCTGGAACATGTAGCCAAG GGTAAAACATCAGAGGCTCTGGCCAAGCTCATGTCTCTGCAGGCTTCAGAGGCTGTGTTAGTGGAAATTGACAAAGAATTCAACATCCTGAATGAACAAACAATTAGTGTGGACTTAGTGCAAAGGGGTGATGTGCTGAAG GTTGTCCCTGGTGAGAAGATTCCAGTGGATGCCAAGATCATTGAGGGAATCACAACTTGTGACGAGTCCCTTATAACAGGAGAGTCCATGCCTGTATCAAAGAAACCAG GTGCCTCTGTGATTGGTGGCTCCATTAATCAGCATGGTATGATTCTGATAGAGGCCACCCATGTGGGCGCAGACACCACTCTGTCACAGATTGTTAAACTGGTGGAGGAGGCTCAGACCTCAAAG GCTCCCATACAGCAGCTTGCCGACAAGATAGCTGGCTATTTCGTACCTGGTGTGGTTGTTTTGTCCACTCTAACTGTTATTGCCTGGACCATTGTTGGCTATAGTGATATCACAAAAGTCAAACCAGACTTTGTG GATGATGGAACTCTTTCCAGGGATGAGATCATATTTCAGAAAGCGTTTCAGTATGCTATCACAGTATTGAGCATTGCTTGCCCCTGTGCCTTAGGTTTAGCCACACCCACAGCTGTGATGGTGGGAACAGGGATAGGGGCCTCCAACGGGATATTGATCAAAGGCGGAGAGCCCCTGGAATGCTCCCATAAA CTGAAGTGTATAGTGTTTGACAAGACTGGGACAGTAACCCATGGAGTCCCCCGTGTTGCTAGGGTGGCCATGTTTGTAGAAGACTCAGTCTGCTCTTTTGTGAAGCTGATCGCCATAGCTGGGACAGCCGAGACAAGCAGTGAGCACCCTCTAGCCTCAGCCATCGTGAAGTATGCCAAACAG ACTTTGAAGACAGAGATCCTGGGTAAGACTCAGGGATACCAGGCGGTGCCAGGGTGTGGTCTGCAGTGCACTGTGACCCAGATTGATGGTGTGCTGGTGGACATTGACCTTGAGGGGGTCAACAACAGGAAGAACCTGATGGGGAGCACCAAGGTGATGACAGATAATGTACTCTTTGATGGGGAGGAAATCACTGCAACTATTGAAG agAGTAGTTTAGTCGGTGCTGTTGCTTCTAAACCATACAAGGTTCTGATTGGAAACAGAGAGTGGATGACAAGAAATGGATTGGTTGTAACAGACAAAATGGACGAAACGATGACCGAGCATGAGCACCTGGGACAAACAGCGATTCTGTGTGCCATTGATG ATAATATCGTGGCTATGTTGGCGGTGGCGGACACTGTGAAGTCGGAGGCCCACCTGGCTATTAGTGTGTTGAAGGACATGGGTCTACAGGTGGTGCTACTTACTGGCGACAACCAGAAAACCGCCAGGGCCATCGCCAGACAG ATTGGTATACATAAGGTGTTTGCAGAAGTGTTGCCCTCTCacaaagtgaagaaaataaaacagcttCAGAAGCAGGGTATGAAGGTTGCAATGGTAGGGGACGGTGTCAATGATTCTCCAGCCCTGGCCCAGGCTGATGTCGGCATTGCCATAGGAACAGGGACCGACGTTGCTGTAGAGGCTGCAGATGTTGTCCTGATCAAG AATGACCTGCTAGATGTGGCTGCAGCTATTCAGCTCTCTAAGAAGACTGTACGCAGAATCCGCATCAACTTCTTTGCTGCCTCCATCTACAATTTGGTCGGAATCCCTATTGCTGCTG GCATCTTTGTACCATGGGGTCTCTCCCTCAAGCCCTGGATGGCATCAGCAGCTATGGCCATGTCCTCTGTGTCCGTGGTCCTCTCTTCCTTGCTACTGAAGAC ATTCAAGAAGCCCAGCAAAGAGAAAATGCTGACTCCGAAATACTATGCAAAATTCGCCGCTGATCAGGAGCTCGACAATATTTCTGTCCACCGGGGAGTGGAGAGTCTTCCATCAAGTAGGGAGCCCAGCAAACAAGGTAGCATCATTTCACGCCTCAGCGGAAAGAAGAAGACGCCCTCGCCTGACCACACAAGTCTGCTGGAGATGAATAACATGTCTGACTCCGACTCCAGTGACATCTAA